A stretch of Malus sylvestris chromosome 11, drMalSylv7.2, whole genome shotgun sequence DNA encodes these proteins:
- the LOC126588934 gene encoding mitochondrial fission protein ELM1-like, whose translation MRPIQLPEPPGPKLRTPEIFEGGVYGVVRRAVVIGNGSPGSENQSIGLVRALGLADKHVLYRVTRPKGGLNEWLHWLPVSLHKNLYYIVRQICILLKYRGQKVLPRPAENGGSVGLKCVLEADVQQIVTMVRQNFEKDGPILVVASGRDTISVASSIKQLASDNVFVVQILHPRLHLNRFDLVITPKHDYYPLTREAQKQVPQFIHRWITPREPPDSHVVLTVGSLHQVDAGALRNAASTWRDEFAPLPKPLLVVNIGGPTGNCRYGVDLAKQLTTNLLSILPSCGSIRICFSNKTPEKVSNVITKELGGNPKVYIWDGQEPNPHMGHLAWADAFVVTADSVSMISEVCSTGKPVYIMGAERCTWKFSEFHKSLKDRGVVRPFTGSENISESWSYPPLNETAEAASRVHKALAERGWRLRP comes from the exons ATGAGGCCCATACAGCTTCCGGAGCCGCCCGGTCCCAAACTGCGCACGCCGGAAATCTTCGAAGGCGGTGTGTACGGCGTCGTTAGGCGCGCCGTCGTGATTGGCAACGGCTCCCCGGGTTCGGAGAATCAGAGCATTGGCTTGGTTCGTGCTCTCGGCCTCGCTGATAAGCATGTCTTATAT CGGGTTACAAGGCCGAAAGGAGGATTGAATGAGTGGCTTCACTGGCTCCCAGTTTCTCTTCACAAAAATTTATATTACATTGTAAGACAGATCTGTATTTTATTAAAGTATCGGGGGCAGAAAGTTTTGCCTCGACCTGCAGAAAATGGTGGCAGTGTGGGGTTGAAATGTGTTTTAGAAGCTGATGTCCAGCAGATTGTGACAATGGTTCGTCAGAATTTTGAAAA gGATGGACCTATATTGGTGGTAGCTTCTGGAAGGGATACCATTTCTGTTGCAAGTTCTATTAAACAACTTGCATCTGACAATGTATTTGTTGTTCAG ATACTACATCCCAGGTTGCATCTAAATAGATTTGACTTGGTGATTACCCCTAAGCATGATTACTATCCTTTGACACGTGAAGCACAAAAGCAGGTTCCTCAGTTTATTCATAGGTGGATAACTCCACGTGAACCTCCTGACAGTCATGTG GTTCTTACCGTTGGATCTTTACATCAAGTTGATGCTGGTGCACTTCGTAATGCAGCTAGTACATGGCGTGATGAGTTTGCTCCTTTGCCGAAACCCTTACTTGTTGTGAACATTGGTGGCCCTACAG GCAATTGTCGTTATGGTGTGGACCTTGCAAAGCAATTGACTACCAACCTGCTCAGTATTCTTCCTAGCTGTGGGAGTATCAGAATATGTTTCTCTAATAAGACTCCTGAAAAG GTATCTAATGTTATAACGAAAGAGCTTGGCGGTAATCCAAAAGTTTATATCTGGGATGGCCAAG AGCCAAACCCACACATGGGCCATCTAGCCTGGGCAGATGCGTTTGTTGTCACTGCAGATTCTGTCAGTATGATAAGCGAGGTTTGCAGCACTGG GAAGCCTGTCTATATTATGGGAGCTGAGCGATGTACTTGGAAGTTCTCAGAGTTCCATAAATCACTTAAGGATCGAGGAGTAGTTCGGCCATTCACAGGTTCTGAGAAT ATTTCAGAGAGCTGGAGTTACCCTCCACTCAATGAAACCGCAGAAGCAGCCAGTCGAGTGCATAAAGCACTTGCGGAGCGTGGATGGAGATTGCGACCATAG